The genomic stretch ATGTCGAATGCAAAAGGAAGGCTGGAACCTTCAGTTTCTACAACAGATGGAACCGATGCTGACCTTGCATTGTATAAAACTGAAGAATTGGCTAAGAACAGTCCGTTGGCTATTCACATTGACCGTGTCGTAGCCAAGGTGCGTGTATATGTAAAGCAGGAGAGTGATGTGGCTACTATTGCAAATCCTAAATGGATTTTGAATATTACGAATACAAAGTTTTTTCCTGTATCCGAAAGAATATTGACTTGGAATGAGGATCCGGCCAACGGTGGACGTGGAACTTGTATTACTCCTTTTGATCAATATAAGATTGGTTCGTATAGAAAAGACCCTAATTATGATAATCAGAATGGAGGTCTGGATTATATGGTAATTAGTAATGATGTGGCAATTGTCAATGATCCGGGAGAAAGCCAGTATTGTCTTGAAAATACTCAGACCAGTATTCATAATCTTCATCAATATACTACGCAAGTATTATTGAAAGTGGAATTTTTGCCGAAAGCATTTAAAAAGCCTCATACAACAGATTTAGGAACACCTGATCCGAATAAGGATTTTATGAGAATTAATGGTGGCTTTTATACTTTTGATACATTGAAAGAATGGATTGAAGCTGAATTGAGAAGTAAATATGACGCCATCGGTACTAGTAAACCTTCTGTTACTACTACATTGACAGATGCTTTGAATGTGTATTTGGATAGTAAAGGAATAGGTAAAGTATCTCTTCTGGATTCCGGTGTTAATGTAGATGCTTTGGTAATCACATTCAATGGTAAAATTGATGAAATAAAAGGAAAAGGTGCAGGGGCAGTGGAAAATTTCAATTATTATGCCGATGGTATCAGTTATTATAAAATCATGATTAAACATGATGATACGGATAAGGCCTTGAATGAACTCGGTGAATTTGGGGTGGTGAGAAATTCCGTTTATGATATCAATGTTAATAAGTTCAATAATCCGGGATATCCGGAAATACCTACGCCCGGTACTGATCCCGATGAGGAGGACGGCTCTTTTCTGGCGATCCAGATTAATGTCAATCCATGGACTTGGTACACTCAGGAAGAAGAATTTTAAGAAGCGGATTATAAACTTTAACTCCCTCTTTTTAAGATAAGGGCGGCTTGGAATTGAAGATACTGGGAACTATATATCCCATTACTGTACGGAAGACGATTGTTAATGAGATGTGTAGACTGAGTGGATTCCTGTAGGGGTGCATTGAATGTGCCTGAATACGTATAGCAAACCGTTCCCGGGCAGAGTCAATCTGCTCCTGCAGGAAATAATACATAAGCAAATCATTTAAACTGATGAATATGAAACTAAAAAGCCTTAGAACTTCCGCTACTTTGATAGTCCTGTTGGCTGTCTCTTTATTGACGTTCTCATGCAATAGCTTTGACGAAAGGTTGCCGGAATGTAGATTGTTGGTAAAGTTCAAATATGATTATAATATGCTTCATACAGATGCTTTCCATACACAGGTAGACAGAGTGGAATTGTACATCTTTGATAAGGATGGAAGGTATTTGTTCAGTCAGGTTGAGGAAGGAGAGGTTTTGGCTACAGGATACTATACTATGGAGGTAAAACTTCCGGTAGGCGAATACCAGTTGCTGGCTTGGGCAGGGGCACATGATTCCTATGAGATAACTATTCCTAACGGTGGAACAACCCTTACAGAAATGAAACTCCAGTTGATGCGTGAGGAGTCTCTTGTCATTAATAAAGAGTTGGAACCACTGTGGTATGGCGGTATCAATCATGTGAAGTTCACAGGTACTGCAAATCAGATGGAGGTAATCAATTTGATAAAGGATACTAATAAGATACGTTTTATATTCCAAGGCTCTTCCTCGGGGGAATCCCGCAGTACCGATACTAGCGGATGGACCATCAATATGCATGACTATGATTATGAGATTATAGAATCCAATGGATATTTAGGACATGATAATTCCTTGCTGGACGATGATGTGCTGAGTTTTCAACCTTATTTTATGGAACAGAAGAATCCGTCGGCTGCGGCGGTCGAATTGAACACTATGCGGTTGATGGAGGACAGGCCTGCACGGTTTGTTGTGACGGAGAAAGCAACCGGGAAGAAAGTCTTTGATATTAATCTGACGGATTTTCTTATTTTGACAAGTATGGAAGGGAATAAGATGAAACCTCAGGAATATTTAGATCGTGAGGATGAATATAAAATCATATTCTTTTTTTTTGACTCAACTGCATGGAATGCTGTTCAGATTAACATTAATGGATGGACGTGGTATATTCAGAATGAGGAAGATTAAAACAGAATCAAGAATGGTTTACGAATAGGGACCTTAGAAGCAATATGATAAATGATTGCTTCTAAGGTTCCTATTCTTTTTTCAATATTTATTCTAGTATCGGTTGATAACCTCTTTTGCCTTGTTTACGGCAGTGGTAGGAGAAATCTTATCCATACCGGATTCATCAAACATTTTCAGGGCTTTGTCTATATTCTTGATAGCCCCTTTATTGCCTTTCCTTTCAAATTCTTCTTTCAGAATGCGTATTTTTTCAAATGCTTGTACTCCTTCTGTCAGGCGTTCTAACCGGATAGATGAACGGGCGCCCGGATAAATCATATAAGTGTCCCCGGCAGCCCAAGCGGTAAAGCGGCTGTCCTGCAGAGGATTTTTCACCCAACTGTTTAAAGCCCAACGGAGATACCCATCCAGATTTTCTTTAGCACTGTGCCATGCCAGCCATTCAGCTTCGGCAGGTTCACTGAAAGTAAAAGTGTTGGGACGGGGTTCCGTGCAACAGGTATAATAAGTGGTCACTTTGCCTGCTTTCCGGCGTGCTTCAATCTCTTCCGGTGTGAACTTCTCGGCGATAGTGATACAATAATCATTCAGCTCATCCAATAACTCTTTGTGATACGTTCCAGCCAATGACACTTTAAAGTCTTTATCAGCCTTACGGATTACTTTCAGTGTTTCCTGCATGTCCTTCATCGGTCTTTCGTCCATCGCAATGTGAGTGATATCGAACCAGCCTTTTGCTTTCAGATGCTTTGCGAAATCTTGCAACATATTTATCCAGAATTCTTCATAAGCGGCTTCGCCCGGTTTGGCTTCCAAGAACTTGAAAGAGTTACTGGCTTGATCAAAATATTGGAAAGAAAGACGCCAGGGAACCATCGAGTAACAACTTATTTGCTTCTTGACTCCAAGGTCTATCATAAATTCCACCCATTTATCGAACACGGTATAGTCAAAGTACCATGTTCCATCCGCTTTTTTCAGCCAAGTAACCATGCTCTCAAAAGCGTCGTATGTCTGTCCGTTCCAAGGTTTGTGCATAATGGAGGCTGTAATTACTTTACCGCCTGCATCAGCATATAATTTCATTAATGGGCGCATCAAGTCGAAATGTTCCTTGCTGAATGGTTCCACATTGTAGTAACGGGATACTGCGTATGGATTTTGCCATAAATCCAAATGGAAAGCCCATTCGGAAGGAGGAGGCAGCGTACGTTTTTTCACTTGGATATTCAGTTTCAATTCGGCCAGTGTACTATTGTTGGCCTTTACTGTAACTGTTCCTGTGTATTTCCCGGCTTTAGTCTGCTGGGGTACGTTGATACGGATCCATCCCCCTTGGGTGGAGTTGGCGGGAAGAGTCAGAGCGGGAGTGATGTGGTCTATTACATCTGCTACTAAAGTTGAATCAAAGTCGGCGCTATTGCGGTAGCCACATGCGCCCAAACCGTCTTTGTTCAGTTCATCAGTCATGACATAGCGTACAAAGCCGGTACGGATATCATCTTTGCTGATGGTATTTTCACCAGAGATTAGATCACTGACTGTGAGAGTCAAATCATTCAGTGTCTTAGGAGTCCATACTACCATTTGGGCCGAAACCTTTTCACCTTTCCATGCAGTAAGGTTTATACTTTTCTGTGTACTACGGATAGGGGCTGGTTCCTCTTTCTTATAGCGGATGTCTGTGCTTCCCCAGCTGATTTGTGGGGCTGTAACTTTCGCCCATAAAGTGGGGTTGGTGGCAATAGGATTGGCTGCTTCCTGATAATATTCGGAAGTTTGGGCGTTCATACATACTGTTGACAACAGGAGAGCGCCTAGAAATAGGAGTTTTTTCATAGGTTATATAATAGTTAGTTGAAGTTACAAAGGTAACTCAGGGAGAGTTAATTTCCAAATAGGAGTGATGTAGTTTGCATAATTCCTGAGGAATATTTATTTTTGGCAAGTTATAATATAAAGGAAAATAGAGATGAAAAGAATTGTAAATGTGCTTTTTGCGGGTGTACTGGCTATGACTGTACTCTCATGTAGTGAAGAGAAAAAAGGATATACTCTGAATGGGGAAATATCAGATGTAAAGAATGGAATGGTGTATCTGAAGAAGTATCAGGATAAATCTTTCATAGATGTGGATTCGGCTGTAATTACGGATGGCGTTTTCAAATTTGAAGGTGCTTGTACTGAGCCGTTGGCATACGGGTTGACTACGTTCAAGGATAGCAAACGTCCGTTGGTATTCTTTTTAGATAACGAAGAGATGCAGTTGAAGATGAATGAATCGGAAAAGGTATTGACTGTGACAGGTTCTGCTTTGAATGATTTGTATGCACAGAATGCTCCTTTGACTCGTCAGGATGGATATAGCATAGATAGTTTGGTATCTGCTCATCCTGCATCGGCCGTTACTCCTTATTTTGTTGTGAAAGATTTCGCTTATAAGTTGAATCTGGAGGAAATGAAGGCATTACGTGCCAAATTAGATGCCTCATTGGATGGAACCATGTACGTCAATCAGATAGATGATTTTATCAAGCGGATGGAAAATATTCAAGTGGGAGCTGTAGCTCCGGATTTTACATTGCCCGATGTAGATGGTAATCCCGTCACCTTATCCGGTTTGAGAGGAAAATATGTATTGATTGATTTTTGGGCTTCTTGGTGTCCTGATTGCCGCAAGGAAAATCCGAATATTGTTGCTGCCTGGAATAAATTCAAGGATAAGAATTTTACTATTTTAGGAGTTTCTCTGGATCGTAAGAAAGAACCTTGGTTGGCTGCTATCGAGAAAGATCAATTGACATGGACTCATGTTTCAGATTTGAAGGACTGGAAGTCGGATGCAGCCGTGCAGTATGCTATTCGTTGGATTCCTATGAATTTTTTGTTGGACCCCAATGGAGTGATTTTGGCGGTAGGATTGGAAGGCGAGGCCTTGCAACAAAAGTTGGAAGAAGTCTTGAAATAAGTTTCCCATCATAGGTTGCACAGATTAGAATTTTGATTTAAATCTGTGTAACCTGTAGTGAAAAAATAGTTGTTTTTATGAAGTTTTCGATGCTATTTTTTTTCGAAAGTATCCGTAATAAGCGTTAGTGCCCCATCTCCGGTAATATTACAAGCTGTTCCAAAACTGTCCTGCAATGCAAAAATCGTAAGTAGTAGTGCAGTTCCGGCTTCATCAAAGTGAAGGACAGAGATGATGAGCCCTAAAGAGGCAAGTACTGTTCCACCCGGTACTCCCGGTGCACCAATGGCGAATAATCCTAATAACAGGATGAATAAAGTAATTTGCAATATGCTGGGCATGCTTCCATAAAGCATTTGTGATACCGTGAGTACAAATACGGTTTCTGTCAGGATAGAGCCGCACAAGTGTATATTCGCGAATAAAGGTATTGTTACGTCGCTGATCTCTTTTCTCAGTATCGGGCTTTTACGGGCACATTCCAATGCTATACCCAATGTGGCTGCCGAAGACATCGTACCTAATGCCGTGAGGTAGGCAGGACCGTAGTATCTCAGTACTTGATAGCTATTCTTTCTGGAATAAACCGCCGCAATGAAATAGAGTAGTGTCAGCCAGATGAAATGGCAAACAATAACAACTATCAGAATGGAGAGGAATACAGGTAATTGTTTCGTAACAGCTCCCTGATAGCTGAGAATGCAGAAATTGGCGGCAATAAACACAGGAAGTACAGGAAGCAATACCCTTTTCACCAATTCAAGTACCATTTTTTGGAAAGTGTCCAACAACTTTGATATTTCGTCCGATTTTACCCAAGCAGTGGCAAGCCCTATCAATGCGGCCAGTACCAGTGCAGTCATTACGTTCATGACTGGTGGAATATCTATCTTCAGCAGATTCTCCGGTAATGCTTTCAGTGAGTTGGCATCATCGGCTATATGCAGGAAAGGAATTACATTGTATCCTACGGCAGCCCCGAAGAAAGAAGCCCCGATGGAGGAGAGATAAGCAATGCCAAAAGCAAATAAAAGCATCTTTGACGCATTACTGCGCAAGTGTGCGATGGAGGGAGCGATGAATCCTAAAATGATAAGAGGAACTAAAAAGAAAATGATTTGTCCCGTAATGTGTTTTATGCAAACGATGGCTTCCAACACAGCGTCGTTTACGACGAAACCTGCCGACAGTCCGATAATTACGGCAATAAGCAGTTGCACGATGGTGTTACTTAGAAACTTTTTCATATATTTTTTTCAGTTAAACGATGAATATCCGGAAAAAGTTTGCTGTATGTGTATGTTATTTCATAGCTCGGACAAAGATAGGAAAATAATATAGAATGTCATCTGAAAAATAGAAAAAGACG from Phocaeicola dorei encodes the following:
- a CDS encoding Mfa1 family fimbria major subunit (Members of this family are fimbrial shaft proteins (major subunit proteins), found in the Bacteriodetes. The family is named for Mfa1 from Porphyromonas gingivalis, and is related to but distinct from the family of FimA from the species.) — encoded protein: MRKKNVLMSAIAALAFAACSSDDVLLEQDTGIVTNPTGDAWVALDIKTPSVSRSRALHDPNKEDGTAEESSVSTVRAIFFDASEQLTDDIELTGVEAGNPGQPNGGVSKPFKVDAKSKRILIIANPGAGFPAKGSFGTGASYSTVNGVLALSLGADVTQNVAKNGSFMMSNAKGRLEPSVSTTDGTDADLALYKTEELAKNSPLAIHIDRVVAKVRVYVKQESDVATIANPKWILNITNTKFFPVSERILTWNEDPANGGRGTCITPFDQYKIGSYRKDPNYDNQNGGLDYMVISNDVAIVNDPGESQYCLENTQTSIHNLHQYTTQVLLKVEFLPKAFKKPHTTDLGTPDPNKDFMRINGGFYTFDTLKEWIEAELRSKYDAIGTSKPSVTTTLTDALNVYLDSKGIGKVSLLDSGVNVDALVITFNGKIDEIKGKGAGAVENFNYYADGISYYKIMIKHDDTDKALNELGEFGVVRNSVYDINVNKFNNPGYPEIPTPGTDPDEEDGSFLAIQINVNPWTWYTQEEEF
- a CDS encoding FimB/Mfa2 family fimbrial subunit — translated: MKLKSLRTSATLIVLLAVSLLTFSCNSFDERLPECRLLVKFKYDYNMLHTDAFHTQVDRVELYIFDKDGRYLFSQVEEGEVLATGYYTMEVKLPVGEYQLLAWAGAHDSYEITIPNGGTTLTEMKLQLMREESLVINKELEPLWYGGINHVKFTGTANQMEVINLIKDTNKIRFIFQGSSSGESRSTDTSGWTINMHDYDYEIIESNGYLGHDNSLLDDDVLSFQPYFMEQKNPSAAAVELNTMRLMEDRPARFVVTEKATGKKVFDINLTDFLILTSMEGNKMKPQEYLDREDEYKIIFFFFDSTAWNAVQININGWTWYIQNEED
- a CDS encoding DUF4091 domain-containing protein, with the translated sequence MKKLLFLGALLLSTVCMNAQTSEYYQEAANPIATNPTLWAKVTAPQISWGSTDIRYKKEEPAPIRSTQKSINLTAWKGEKVSAQMVVWTPKTLNDLTLTVSDLISGENTISKDDIRTGFVRYVMTDELNKDGLGACGYRNSADFDSTLVADVIDHITPALTLPANSTQGGWIRINVPQQTKAGKYTGTVTVKANNSTLAELKLNIQVKKRTLPPPSEWAFHLDLWQNPYAVSRYYNVEPFSKEHFDLMRPLMKLYADAGGKVITASIMHKPWNGQTYDAFESMVTWLKKADGTWYFDYTVFDKWVEFMIDLGVKKQISCYSMVPWRLSFQYFDQASNSFKFLEAKPGEAAYEEFWINMLQDFAKHLKAKGWFDITHIAMDERPMKDMQETLKVIRKADKDFKVSLAGTYHKELLDELNDYCITIAEKFTPEEIEARRKAGKVTTYYTCCTEPRPNTFTFSEPAEAEWLAWHSAKENLDGYLRWALNSWVKNPLQDSRFTAWAAGDTYMIYPGARSSIRLERLTEGVQAFEKIRILKEEFERKGNKGAIKNIDKALKMFDESGMDKISPTTAVNKAKEVINRY
- a CDS encoding TlpA disulfide reductase family protein — protein: MKRIVNVLFAGVLAMTVLSCSEEKKGYTLNGEISDVKNGMVYLKKYQDKSFIDVDSAVITDGVFKFEGACTEPLAYGLTTFKDSKRPLVFFLDNEEMQLKMNESEKVLTVTGSALNDLYAQNAPLTRQDGYSIDSLVSAHPASAVTPYFVVKDFAYKLNLEEMKALRAKLDASLDGTMYVNQIDDFIKRMENIQVGAVAPDFTLPDVDGNPVTLSGLRGKYVLIDFWASWCPDCRKENPNIVAAWNKFKDKNFTILGVSLDRKKEPWLAAIEKDQLTWTHVSDLKDWKSDAAVQYAIRWIPMNFLLDPNGVILAVGLEGEALQQKLEEVLK
- a CDS encoding dicarboxylate/amino acid:cation symporter; the encoded protein is MKKFLSNTIVQLLIAVIIGLSAGFVVNDAVLEAIVCIKHITGQIIFFLVPLIILGFIAPSIAHLRSNASKMLLFAFGIAYLSSIGASFFGAAVGYNVIPFLHIADDANSLKALPENLLKIDIPPVMNVMTALVLAALIGLATAWVKSDEISKLLDTFQKMVLELVKRVLLPVLPVFIAANFCILSYQGAVTKQLPVFLSILIVVIVCHFIWLTLLYFIAAVYSRKNSYQVLRYYGPAYLTALGTMSSAATLGIALECARKSPILRKEISDVTIPLFANIHLCGSILTETVFVLTVSQMLYGSMPSILQITLFILLLGLFAIGAPGVPGGTVLASLGLIISVLHFDEAGTALLLTIFALQDSFGTACNITGDGALTLITDTFEKK